CAGCAGCAATTTTAGCTCCATTTTCTTGATTTTCATCATAAAAACCAACTAATTCATATTTTTCAGATTGTTGCAATAAGCGCAAATGTATTTTACCTAGATGCCCTGCACCTAATACTCCAATTTTCAGCATAATGATGTAATTTCTACAAAAATAGCAATTAATTGATTAAAAAATTATTGATATGGAACAATTATTTAATCAATTTTAATTTTAAAATTCAATATCTGAAATTAGAAATTGTTTTCTATTTTTACCAAAATAAAACTCCAAATTTTGAAAGACACAGCAAAACATCAAGGCCTTCGGAATCAATTAGTAAGCACTTTGCAACAAAAAGGAATTACCGACAAGGCTGTTTTGGAAGCGATAAAAAAAATCCCGAGGCATTTATTTTTGAATTCTAGTTTTGAAGATTATGCATATCAGGACAAAGCTTTCCCTATTGGCGCTGGTCAAACTATATCTCAGCCTTATACTGTTGCTTTTCAGTCTCAATTATTAGAAGTAAAGAAAGAGGATAAAATTTTAGAAATAGGAACAGGTTCTGGTTATCAAACAGCTGTTTTGTGCGCTATGGGAGCCAAAGTATATAGTGTGGAACGTCAAAATGAATTGTTCAAAAAAACTAATGTTTTGTTTCCAAAATTAGGAATTCGTCCGAAGCATCTTTCTTTTGGTGATGGTTATAAAGGATTGCCTAGTTATGCTCCTTTTGATAGTATTATTGTTACTGCTGGTGCGCCAATTATACCGCAACCATTAATGGCACAATTGAAAATAGGAGGAAGGTTAGTAATTCCTTTAGGGGAAGATGTTCAAGTAATGACTTTATTAATTCGGAAAAATGAAACACAATTTGAAAAACATGAGTTTGGAGAGTTTCGTTTTGTACCTTTATTAGAAGATAAAAATTAAAGTAAAACCCGCTAACTAGCGGGTTTTTTATTGGCCAATAATACTGATATAACGTTCTAAACTTTCTTTCTCCATTTGAGCAATAAAAAGAATAAAATCTTCCTTATTGTTTTTAGTTTGAGCAGTTTCAAGTGCTTGGTAGTATTGCATTCTACTTTCATAATCACCTTTTATGTTGGCAATTATATAACCATGTTGCAACAAAATTAAGTTCATAACTAAACGAGAAGTTCTGCCGTTTCCATCTATAAATGGATGAATGGTGACTAAACGCTCATGCATTTCAGCAGCCAAAACAATTGGATGTAGATTGTTTTTATTGGTTTCAAACCAAATGAAAAAATCTTCCATTTCTTTGGCAACTAGAAACGGTTGCGGAGGCATATGGCTACTTCCTTGAATCATCACTTGGACTTTTCTATAACGACCAGCATCTTCTGGATGAATTCCTCTTAGAATAAGATTGTGAATTGAAAGTACTTCTCGTTCATTGATCAGAGTGTTTTTTTGCATCAATTCTTTGACGTAAGCAATTGCTTCTTGATGATTAATTACTTCAAGATGCTCGCGCATACTT
Above is a window of Flavobacterium sp. 123 DNA encoding:
- a CDS encoding Fic family protein, translated to MKTLLKNARELKGLKTREVAQRSGIDQALISKFESGSRKPTRDQVLKLATLLEIDLETIMVAWLKEKILYEIGQDEFALKALQVAEDEIRYQSKAAKKSLSTTLQKILDEIDILKTKLDSFRAFDSYRIAQALELEYTFESNRIEGNTMTLRETDLVINEGLTISGKSMREHLEVINHQEAIAYVKELMQKNTLINEREVLSIHNLILRGIHPEDAGRYRKVQVMIQGSSHMPPQPFLVAKEMEDFFIWFETNKNNLHPIVLAAEMHERLVTIHPFIDGNGRTSRLVMNLILLQHGYIIANIKGDYESRMQYYQALETAQTKNNKEDFILFIAQMEKESLERYISIIGQ
- a CDS encoding protein-L-isoaspartate(D-aspartate) O-methyltransferase; amino-acid sequence: MKDTAKHQGLRNQLVSTLQQKGITDKAVLEAIKKIPRHLFLNSSFEDYAYQDKAFPIGAGQTISQPYTVAFQSQLLEVKKEDKILEIGTGSGYQTAVLCAMGAKVYSVERQNELFKKTNVLFPKLGIRPKHLSFGDGYKGLPSYAPFDSIIVTAGAPIIPQPLMAQLKIGGRLVIPLGEDVQVMTLLIRKNETQFEKHEFGEFRFVPLLEDKN